One Solanum lycopersicum chromosome 4, SLM_r2.1 DNA window includes the following coding sequences:
- the LOC138348053 gene encoding uncharacterized protein, with translation MLKQLSIKVPLVEALGQMLGYANFMKDLVTKKRSVTFEDDDRMQHCTAISTRSLVQKKKIRMRLLFHVQLGYYILLKHYVIWGSMRQSGELQSVSAISYNMVAALDRDDVWFKPKKFELDMKNCESQPAKPSIEEAPKVELKALPPHLRYEFLGNGDTLPVMIASDPDEQQVQSVVKYILVAVDYVSKWVEAISLVNNEGKSVTAFLKKNIFSRFGIPRAIISDGGSHFCNRLFKGLLEKYGVRHTVVTPYNPQTSG, from the exons atgttgaagcagctttctatcaaagtccctttggtagaagctttaggaCAAATGCTCGGTTACGCCAactttatgaaagatctggtcacaaagaaaagatcggttacttttgaggatgatgatagaatgcagcattgtactgctatttctacaagatctctggtccaaaagaaaaaGATCCGGATGCGTTtactattccatgtacaattgggttattacattttgctaaagcattatgtgatctgggg gtccatgaggcagagtggtgagctccaatcggtatctgctatatcctacaacatgg tcgcggcgcTTGATCGAGATGATGTTTGGTTTAAGccaaagaaatttgagcttgatatgaaaaatTGCGAGTCCCAACCCGCGAAACCATcaatagaggaggctccaaaagttgaattaaaagctcttccacctcatcttaggtatgaattcttaggaaatggtgataCTTTGCCGGTAATGATTGCATCAGACCCggatgaacaacaggttcagagtgttgtgaag tacattctagtagcagtcgattatgtatctaaatgggtcgaagccatatCCCTCgtaaacaatgaagggaagagtgtcactgcattcttgaaaaagaatatattctctcgttttggcatcccaagggccattattagtgatggaggctcccacttctgcaacagattgttcaaggggttattggagaaatacggggTTCGCCATACTGTGGTCACTCCTTAcaaccctcaaactagtgggtaa